The Janthinobacterium lividum genome has a window encoding:
- the ribD gene encoding bifunctional diaminohydroxyphosphoribosylaminopyrimidine deaminase/5-amino-6-(5-phosphoribosylamino)uracil reductase RibD, with the protein MEILNDIDGMRLALEWAARGLYTTSPNPRIGCVIVRDGQVIGAGVTQAAGQDHAEVQALANAAARGNDVRGATAYVTLEPCNHHGRTPPCSDALVRAGLGRVVAAMTDPNPLVAGQGLAKLQAAGIAVTTGVLAEEAYEMNIGFFSRMQRGKPWVRLKTAASLDGMTALHNGQSQWITGPQARADGHAWRARACAILTGIGTVKADDPQLNVRAVETPRQPRRIVVDSRLDISLDARILQGGGTWIVAAVANPEKEAQLRALGAEVIMLPNAAGKVDLAALMLELGRRQCNEVHVEAGSKLNGSLIREGCVDELLVYLAPTLLGDAQGMFALPALTDIKQQRTLQFHQVQQVGEDLRILARFAQRN; encoded by the coding sequence GTGGAAATACTCAACGATATCGATGGCATGCGCCTGGCGCTGGAATGGGCGGCGCGCGGTTTGTACACGACCTCGCCCAATCCCCGCATCGGCTGCGTGATTGTCAGGGATGGCCAGGTGATCGGCGCCGGCGTAACGCAGGCGGCCGGGCAGGATCATGCCGAAGTGCAGGCGCTGGCCAATGCGGCGGCGCGCGGCAACGACGTGCGCGGCGCCACGGCTTACGTGACCCTGGAACCGTGCAACCATCATGGCCGCACGCCGCCCTGTTCCGATGCGCTCGTGCGCGCGGGGCTGGGACGCGTCGTGGCCGCCATGACGGATCCGAACCCGCTGGTGGCGGGGCAGGGGCTGGCCAAGCTGCAAGCGGCCGGCATCGCCGTGACCACGGGCGTGTTGGCCGAGGAAGCGTATGAAATGAATATCGGCTTTTTCTCGCGCATGCAGCGCGGCAAGCCGTGGGTGCGCCTGAAAACGGCGGCCAGCCTGGACGGCATGACGGCCTTGCACAATGGCCAGAGCCAGTGGATCACGGGGCCGCAAGCGCGCGCCGACGGCCATGCCTGGCGCGCGCGCGCCTGCGCCATCCTGACGGGCATCGGCACGGTCAAGGCGGACGACCCGCAACTGAACGTGCGCGCCGTCGAGACGCCGCGCCAGCCGCGCCGCATCGTCGTCGACAGCCGGCTCGACATCAGTCTCGACGCGCGCATCTTGCAGGGCGGCGGCACGTGGATCGTGGCGGCAGTTGCCAACCCGGAAAAGGAGGCGCAACTGCGCGCCCTGGGCGCGGAAGTTATCATGTTGCCGAACGCGGCCGGCAAGGTCGACCTGGCCGCGCTGATGCTGGAACTGGGACGCCGGCAATGCAATGAAGTCCACGTCGAGGCCGGTTCCAAACTGAACGGCTCGCTGATCCGCGAAGGCTGCGTCGACGAACTGCTGGTCTACCTGGCGCCCACCTTGCTGGGCGATGCGCAAGGCATGTTTGCCTTGCCCGCCTTGACGGATATCAAGCAGCAACGCACTTTGCAATTTCACCAGGTTCAGCAAGTGGGCGAAGATTTGCGTATCCTTGCAAGATTCGCCCAGCGCAATTAA
- a CDS encoding GspH/FimT family protein has protein sequence MSTRKRPSWTGHTFGHTMLELLAVLAMAALLAAAAMPGLQHVLARQQVRVAATDLFSAIELTRAQAMARGQRVLLMPAGPGGTDWSTGWLVFIDRNANLAFDGDDELLFRQGPLPTGITAQFAFSSATAPFYIAYNGAGRSCSATNSLAARWGTLSLALGKQVRHIKINMLGRVRVCDPQQQAANCSGVADSS, from the coding sequence ATGAGCACGCGCAAGCGGCCGTCGTGGACCGGGCACACCTTCGGGCACACCATGCTCGAATTGCTGGCCGTGCTGGCGATGGCCGCGCTGCTGGCGGCCGCTGCCATGCCAGGTTTGCAGCACGTGCTGGCGCGCCAGCAGGTACGCGTGGCGGCGACGGACTTGTTCTCGGCCATCGAATTGACGCGGGCGCAGGCGATGGCGCGCGGACAGCGCGTGCTGCTGATGCCGGCCGGGCCCGGTGGCACGGACTGGAGCACGGGCTGGCTGGTCTTTATTGACCGCAATGCCAACCTGGCGTTCGATGGCGATGATGAATTGCTGTTTCGCCAGGGGCCGCTGCCGACTGGCATCACGGCCCAGTTCGCGTTTTCATCGGCCACGGCGCCGTTTTATATCGCCTACAATGGCGCAGGACGCAGTTGCAGCGCCACCAATAGCCTGGCGGCGCGCTGGGGTACCTTGTCCCTGGCTTTGGGAAAGCAGGTGCGCCATATTAAAATCAACATGCTGGGGCGGGTGCGCGTGTGCGATCCGCAGCAGCAAGCGGCCAATTGCAGTGGCGTGGCCGACAGTTCGTAA
- a CDS encoding type IV pilin protein: MGALARRNRSAANGGGRLGFSLIELLSALAIMSLLLALAVPAYHGHVVRAKRVQGQAALLRLMQQQERYYSQNNHYLAFSSASPAAQAQQFPWWSGDGPAASAASSAYEIEALACPGLTIGQCVLLRAMPGTSKVDAQFQDADCGVLSLNSTGQRGSSGPASHCWP; the protein is encoded by the coding sequence ATGGGTGCGCTGGCAAGGCGGAACCGGTCCGCTGCAAACGGTGGCGGCCGCTTAGGCTTCAGCCTGATCGAACTGCTGTCCGCGTTGGCGATCATGAGCTTGCTGCTGGCGTTGGCCGTGCCCGCTTATCACGGCCATGTCGTGCGCGCCAAGCGGGTGCAGGGGCAGGCGGCCCTGCTGCGGCTGATGCAGCAGCAGGAGCGTTATTATTCGCAAAACAATCACTATCTGGCATTTTCCTCGGCCTCGCCAGCGGCACAGGCGCAGCAGTTTCCGTGGTGGTCCGGCGACGGGCCGGCTGCCAGCGCGGCCAGCAGTGCGTATGAAATCGAGGCGCTTGCCTGTCCTGGCTTGACGATCGGGCAATGCGTGTTGTTGCGGGCCATGCCGGGCACGTCCAAGGTCGATGCGCAGTTCCAGGATGCCGATTGCGGTGTCCTGTCCTTGAACAGCACGGGCCAGCGCGGCAGCAGCGGCCCCGCCAGCCATTGCTGGCCCTAA